Proteins encoded by one window of Lathyrus oleraceus cultivar Zhongwan6 chromosome 1, CAAS_Psat_ZW6_1.0, whole genome shotgun sequence:
- the LOC127088210 gene encoding uncharacterized protein LOC127088210 translates to MVAWNKKSLKVEMLDISFQHINMKAMFQEGIKWHFITVYASLNEDKRRVLQEDLKKITDRINGAWMIVGDFNDISSSLGKKGGAQVSIRRCKTFRERINNYKLIDINMIGPKFIWCRPIYHGGQRIYERLDKALCNDDWSFDFPEARVKVLARVEFSNHHPILTYLNKGHNFKIQKRFRFESA, encoded by the coding sequence ATGGTTGCATGGAATAAGAAGTCTTTGAAAGTGGAGATGTTAGATATAAGCTTTCAACATATTAATATGAAGGCCATGTTTCAGGAAGGTATAAAGTGGCATTTTATAACAGTTTACGCTAGTCTTAATGAGGATAAAAGAAGAGTGTTGcaagaagacttgaagaagatAACTGATAGGATTAATGGTGCTTGGATGATAGTTGGAGATTTCAATGACATTTCTAGTTCTTTAGGGAAGAAAGGCGGGGCTCAAGTTTCTATTAGAAGATGCAAAACATTTAGGGAGAGGATTAACAACTATAAATTGATTGACATAAACATGATTGGTCCCAAGTTTATATGGTGTCGGCCCATTTATCATGGTGGTCAAAGGATATATGAGAGGTTGGATAAGGCATTGTGTAATGATGACTGGAGCTTTGATTTTCCAGAAGCTCGTGTAAAAGTGCTCGCAAGAGTAGAGTTTTCTAACCATCACCCGATATTGACCTATTTGAACAAAGGACACAATTTTAAAATCCAAAAGCGGTTTCGTTTTGAGAGTGCTTGA